A part of Asterias rubens chromosome 14, eAstRub1.3, whole genome shotgun sequence genomic DNA contains:
- the LOC117299220 gene encoding uncharacterized protein LOC117299220, translating into MKEIIAAVHDVAGFNHEQHTFSVPSLSLKLGHTLKKCAIILKAQALETGDKDKESLAVNFKQLCECTWEVQVSTHALRTLGNAKRNNPMVLPTNADVVRITQYLNDFGAKQLRLLCDNDSFDKDAWNLLSEVTLCQLIIFNRRRQGEVSKMKVDDFMKKHKAKPDGMCLLSKVEQGLCQMLEVVEIVGKRGRTVPVLLTPEMTEKMTVLLEKREHAGVVADNDYMFARSNYQSLGYIRGSDCLRKHASLAGAANPQCLRSTKLRKHIATASPGSKPTLVQRCTNVVKYG; encoded by the coding sequence ATGAAGGAAATCATAGCTGCAGTCCATGATGTAGCTGGGTTTAACCATGAGCAACACACGTTCAGTGTGCCATCATTGTCCCTGAAACTCGGTCACACTCTGAAAAAGTGTGCTATCATCTTGAAAGCACAGGCATTGGAAACTGGGGACAAGGATAAAGAATCACTGGCCGTGAATTTCAAGCAATTGTGTGAGTGCACTTGGGAAGTGCAGGTTTCCACTCATGCTTTAAGAACATTAGGGAATGCCAAGCGAAACAACCCAATGGTGCTCCCGACTAATGCAGATGTTGTTCGGATAACACAGTACTTAAATGATTTTGGTGCAAAGCAACTGAGACTGCTGTGTGATAATGACAGCTTTGACAAAGATGCTTGGAACTTGCTCAGTGAAGTGACCCTTTGCCAGTTGATAATATTCAACAGGCGCCGTCAAGGGGAGGTGTCAAAAATGAAGGTTGATGACTTCATGAAGAAACACAAGGCAAAACCAGATGGGATGTGTTTATTAAGCAAGGTTGAGCAAGGTCTTTGTCAGATGCTAGAAGTTGTTGAAATTGTGGGGAAAAGGGGAAGGACAGTGCCTGTGTTGTTGACTCCAGAAATGACCGAAAAGATGACTGTGCTGTTAGAGAAGAGAGAACATGCAGGGGTAGTAGCAGACAATGACTACATGTTTGCCCGTTCCAATTACCAAAGTTTGGGTTACATCAGAGGGTCAGACTGCCTTCGAAAGCATGCTTCACTAGCTGGTGCAGCCAATCCACAATGCTTGAGGTCAACTAAACTCCGGAAACATATCGCAACTGCTTCCCCAGGTAGCAAGCCAACGTTGGTCCAACGTTGCACCAACGTTGTCAAATACGGATGA
- the LOC117299221 gene encoding uncharacterized protein LOC117299221 produces the protein MSFPAIEPSTSHSSSSRSSSSSRTSLAQLTQEKAASKGVSATEAKILETLEAILLQVERNSRMLTMLFSNKESLEEREDLPEEVDLPLPTYDSAKDLDQRLAENQTLKKSLIKRLSLIGGATLGKVVRGIMVDLVSTALATQCNWVGQRGPKKPFSVLKNIFSVIIKSVRRNGGHENASQEAVRDAVSNHLRYSFDLDGRGSIRKKKFKDGRTTETTADPSSEPDSDTET, from the exons ATGTCATTTCCCGCTATTGAGCCATCTACCTCCCACAGCAGTTCCTCTCGCTCCTCTAGCTCCTCTAGGACATCGCTGGCCCAATTAACTCAAGAGAAGGCTGCCAGCAAGGGAGTTTCAG CAACCGAGGCTAAAATCCTTGAAACACTCGAGGCAATTTTGCTTCAAgttgagaggaactcaaggatGCTCACCATGCTTTTTTCGAACAAGGAATCTTTGGAAGAGAGAGAGGATCTACCAGAAGAAGTCGACCTTCCCTTGCCCACGTACGACTCTGCAAAGGATTTGGATCAGCGGCTTGCCGAAAACCAGACTCTTAAAAAATCATTG ATTAAGCGCCTCTCATTGATCGGCGGTGCCACCTTAGGAAAGGTGGTTCGAGGGATCATGGTTGATCTGGTGTCAACAGCCTTGGCCACACAGTGCAATTGGGTTGGGCAGAGAGGGCCAAAAAAGCCTTTTAGTGTTCTCAAGAACATTTTCTCTGTGATAATCA AATCAGTGCGACGAAACGGGGGGCATGAAAATGCCAGCCAAGAGGCAGTGCGGGATGCAGTGTCCAACCATCTCCGCTACAGCTTTGATTTGGATGGACGTGGGTCCATCCGCAAGAAAAAATTCAAGGATGGAAGAACCACGGAGACCACTGCAGACCCTTCAAGTGAGCCGGACAGTGACACTGAGACATGA
- the LOC117299223 gene encoding uncharacterized protein LOC117299223 encodes MLSLTEQQMELLASFMGHDLRVHRQYYQVPDTVLRVAKLSKLFIALEKGTLPSQEGKTLDDLSIDDVDSDDADQSSECDDDADVASPETQHQSSNPTNSNTYPSICTYKNVTFNFAAEWNRKNSIPVQPQASGREHGAAVTGNII; translated from the exons ATGCTATCCCTGACAGAACAACAGATGGAGCTTCTGGCTTCATTTATGGGGCATGACCTTCGGGTCCACCGTCAGTACTATCAAGTGCCAGACACTGTGTTAAGAGTGGCAAAACTTTCTAAGCTGTTCATTGCTTTAGAAAAGGGAACTCTACCATCACAGGAGGGCAAAACCCTGGATGATCTTTCCATTGATGATGTAGACTCAG ATGATGCAGACCAGTCCAGTGAGTGTGATGACGATGCTGATGTGGCCTCCCCTGAGACACAACATCAATCATCTAATCCAACTAACA GCAACACATATCCATCAATATGtacatacaaaaatgtaacttttAATTTTGCTGCAGAATGGAATAGGAAAAACTCCATTCCAGTTCAACCCCAAGCAAGTGGCAGAGAGCATGGAGCAGCAGTCACCGGTAATATTATTTGA
- the LOC117299083 gene encoding uncharacterized protein LOC117299083: protein MTNRNKLIEIYFHLGLEYKDIVNILIAKHKILLSERTLKRTLQRQGLFRRKNYTNLQEVVAFIRRELQGSGSCHGYRWMFEKCKLNGLNVRKEHVRVILSLVDPIGTEMRRARRLSRRSYFSKGPNYIWHMDSYDKLRPFGLCINGCIDGFARKLCWLNAYRTSSDPRVIGGYFVETVKSLQGCPRIVRADRGTENCYVREFQRFLRRNGSDAFAEERSFMYGSSNHNQRIESFWGFLRKECIEFWLEFFHGMKNEGYFDGTFLDVNLVLFCFLGLIQDELDRTADVWNTHIISPSKNENVPHGRPNVMYFVPELYNTKNYTQGITQDDLDECEEECIFRGSIPCDEDVFRLCSFIMAKRHLTLSHDAYSGLELYLVLREVLSVLNE from the exons ATGACCAACCGAAACAAACTGATAGAGATATATTTTCACCTTGGCCTGGAGTATAAGGATATTGTAAATATTCTTAttgcaaaacacaaaatactttTAAGTGAAAGAACTTTGAAGAGGACCTTACAGAGACAAGGGCTTTTTCGTCGGAAAAATTATACCAATCTTCAAGAAGTGGTTGCTTTCATAAGACGAGAACTCCAAGGGTCAGGTTCTTGTCATGGATACAGATGGATGTTTGAAAAATGCAAATTGAATGGTCTAAATGTAAGAAAAGAACACGTCAGGGTTATCTTGTCTTTGGTCGATCCTATTGGAACGGAAATGCGGCGTGCAAGAAGACTATCAAGACGGTCCTACTTCTCAAAGGGACCAAATTATATATGGCACATGGACTCCTATGACAAGTTGCGTCCCTTCGGTCTGTGCATTAATGGATGCATTGACGGGTTTGCAAGAAAACTATGCTGGCTCAATGCGTACAGGACCAGCAGTGATCCAAGAGTTATCGGCGGTTACTTCGTTGAAACTGTAAAAAGTCTTCAAGGCTGTCCTAGAATTGTAAGAGCAGACCGTGGGACAGAGAACTGCTATGTACGGGAATTCCAGAGATTCTTACGGCGTAATGGAAGTGATGCCTTTGCAGAAGAAAGGAGTTTCATGTACGGTTCAAGCAACCACAATCAACGGATCGAAAGTTTTTGGGGATTTTTGAGGAAAGAATGCATTGAGTTCTGGCTAGAATTTTTCCATGGAATGAAGAACGAGGGATACTTTGATGGCACCTTTCTTGACGTGAACCTAGTTCTCTTCTGTTTCCTCGGCCTAATCCAG GATGAACTTGACCGGACAGCTGATGTGTGGAATACGCATATCATTTCCCCATCCAAGAATGAAAATGTACCACACGGCCGACCAAATGTTATGTATTTCGTGCCAGAATTATATAACACTAAAAACTACACACAGGGGATCACTCAAGATGATTTAGACGAATGTGAGGAAGAATGTATCTTCCGAGGATCGATTCCATGCGATGAGGACGTCTTCCGTCTttgcagttttatcatggcaAAGAGACACCTTACTTTGTCACATGATGCCTACAGTGGACTTGAATTGTACCTCGTTCTGAGAGAGGTATTGTCAGTATTAAATGAATAA